The Flavobacterium piscisymbiosum genome includes a region encoding these proteins:
- the hppD gene encoding 4-hydroxyphenylpyruvate dioxygenase translates to MSKEVKSVEYGLEKIFEGAQDFLPLLGTDYVEFYVGNAKQSAHYYKTAFGYQSLAYAGLETGVRDKASYVLKQDKIRIVLTTPLTQDSPIHEHLKKHGDGVKVAALWVEDARSAYEETMKRGARSFMEPTVESDEFGEVVRSGIYTYGETVHIFVERKNYNGVFLPGYKEWKSDYNPEPTGLKYIDHMVGNVGWNEMNTWVKFYEEVMGFVNFLSFDDKQITTEYSALMSKVMSNGNGRIKFPINEPAEGKKKSQIEEYLDFYGGPGIQHIAIATDDIIKTVSELRARGVEFLSAPPHTYYQAIPERLGVHMDMMKEDINEIEKLAIMVDADEDGYLLQIFTKPVQDRPTLFFEIIQRMGAKGFGAGNFKALFESIEREQELRGTL, encoded by the coding sequence ATGAGTAAAGAAGTAAAATCAGTAGAATACGGTTTAGAAAAAATCTTCGAAGGAGCACAAGATTTCCTTCCATTATTAGGAACCGATTACGTAGAATTCTATGTAGGAAACGCAAAACAATCGGCACATTATTACAAAACAGCTTTCGGATATCAGTCATTAGCATACGCAGGATTAGAAACCGGAGTTAGAGACAAAGCCTCTTATGTTTTGAAACAAGACAAAATCAGAATTGTTCTGACGACGCCTTTAACACAGGATTCGCCAATTCACGAACACCTAAAAAAACATGGCGATGGCGTAAAAGTTGCCGCTCTTTGGGTTGAAGATGCCAGAAGTGCTTATGAAGAAACCATGAAACGTGGTGCACGTTCGTTTATGGAACCAACTGTAGAATCAGATGAATTTGGAGAAGTGGTTCGTTCAGGAATTTATACTTACGGAGAAACAGTTCACATTTTCGTAGAAAGAAAAAACTATAATGGTGTTTTCCTTCCAGGTTACAAAGAATGGAAATCAGATTACAATCCTGAACCAACAGGTTTAAAATACATTGACCACATGGTTGGTAATGTGGGATGGAACGAAATGAATACCTGGGTAAAATTTTACGAAGAAGTAATGGGATTCGTAAATTTCCTTTCGTTTGATGACAAACAAATCACTACAGAATATTCTGCATTGATGAGTAAAGTAATGTCTAACGGAAACGGAAGAATTAAATTCCCAATCAATGAACCGGCAGAAGGAAAGAAAAAATCTCAAATAGAAGAATATTTAGATTTCTACGGAGGTCCCGGAATTCAGCATATTGCAATTGCAACCGATGACATTATTAAAACCGTGTCTGAATTGAGAGCCCGCGGGGTTGAATTTTTATCTGCTCCTCCTCATACTTATTACCAAGCAATTCCTGAAAGATTAGGAGTTCATATGGATATGATGAAAGAAGATATTAACGAAATTGAAAAATTAGCCATCATGGTCGATGCCGATGAAGATGGTTACTTATTACAAATATTTACGAAGCCAGTTCAGGACAGACCAACGCTTTTTTTCGAAATTATTCAAAGAATGGGAGCAAAAGGATTTGGCGCAGGGAACTTTAAAGCGCTTTTTGAGTCGATTGAGAGAGAGCAAGAATTGAGAGGAACACTATAA
- a CDS encoding DUF3108 domain-containing protein, which translates to MKKLILLILILTSMSFDTFKEDAFDTGEYFKFRIHYGIINAGYATLEVKDATISNKKVFHAVGKGFTTGMSKLFFKVEDLYESYFDKQTGSPYRYVRKINEGGYTKDQEGFFNQNENRVLVKDYKRKTEKTIVTSENVQDIISSFYYLRNHPNIDKLKTGEAITIDMFFDDEITKFKLKYVGRQDITTKFGTVSTMMFKPLVQTGRVFKEKESVTLWITDDDNKVPVRIKADLAVGSLKADLDEYKGLKNPFKVKK; encoded by the coding sequence ATGAAAAAATTAATCCTACTTATATTAATTCTCACCTCAATGAGCTTCGACACCTTCAAAGAAGATGCTTTTGATACTGGAGAATACTTTAAATTCCGCATTCATTACGGAATTATAAACGCAGGTTACGCCACACTTGAGGTAAAAGACGCCACAATAAGCAATAAAAAAGTATTTCATGCTGTTGGTAAAGGTTTTACAACCGGAATGTCAAAACTATTTTTTAAAGTCGAAGATTTATACGAAAGTTATTTTGACAAACAAACCGGAAGTCCCTATCGATATGTTCGAAAAATCAATGAAGGCGGTTACACAAAAGATCAGGAAGGCTTCTTTAACCAAAATGAAAACAGAGTTCTTGTAAAAGATTACAAACGCAAAACCGAAAAGACAATTGTAACCTCAGAAAATGTCCAGGATATTATCTCGTCTTTTTATTACTTAAGAAATCACCCTAATATTGACAAACTTAAAACAGGTGAAGCGATTACAATAGATATGTTTTTTGACGATGAAATCACAAAATTTAAGTTAAAATATGTAGGTCGTCAAGATATTACAACTAAATTTGGAACCGTTTCTACAATGATGTTTAAGCCTTTGGTACAAACAGGACGCGTTTTTAAAGAAAAAGAAAGCGTAACACTTTGGATCACAGATGACGACAACAAAGTTCCTGTTAGAATAAAAGCAGATCTTGCTGTAGGTTCACTTAAAGCAGATCTTGACGAATATAAAGGATTAAAAAATCCGTTTAAAGTAAAAAAATAA
- a CDS encoding tryptophan 2,3-dioxygenase family protein — MNTTDHSESILKEIDLKFQAINQKTEVQLEGLLWSKPITYWDYIQTDALLNLQIQRTTLPDEMVFIMYHQVNELIFKMILWEIDQIAETQNIQVDFFSERLSRITRYFDMLTNSFSIMENGMDVDQYMKFRNTLTPASGFQSAQYRLIEFASTDVINLTDRRYKDNFDENTDLETSFEHLYWQAAGKDYHTGEKSYLLKEFENKYKDQFLRQISSFKTKNIWQKFTQLPIEDQQNQELIAAMRHYDKTVNITWVMQHLNTARKYILESGKGNGEATGGSDWQKYMHPKYQRRIFFPKLWTEEELSNWGNETTT, encoded by the coding sequence ATGAATACCACAGATCATTCTGAATCAATTTTAAAGGAAATTGACCTTAAATTTCAAGCAATAAATCAAAAAACTGAGGTTCAATTAGAGGGATTGCTTTGGTCAAAACCAATTACTTATTGGGACTACATTCAGACTGATGCGCTGCTAAATTTACAAATACAACGCACCACGCTTCCTGACGAAATGGTTTTTATCATGTATCATCAGGTAAACGAACTGATCTTTAAAATGATCTTATGGGAAATCGACCAAATTGCCGAAACGCAAAACATTCAGGTTGATTTTTTTAGCGAAAGACTATCCAGAATAACCCGTTATTTCGACATGCTGACCAATTCGTTCAGCATTATGGAAAACGGAATGGACGTTGATCAATACATGAAATTCAGAAATACACTAACTCCTGCAAGTGGTTTTCAAAGCGCACAATATAGATTGATCGAATTTGCCTCGACAGATGTCATCAATTTAACGGATCGCAGATACAAAGATAATTTTGACGAGAATACAGATTTAGAAACCAGTTTTGAACATTTGTACTGGCAGGCTGCCGGAAAAGATTATCATACCGGAGAGAAATCATACTTGCTTAAAGAATTTGAAAATAAATATAAAGATCAATTTCTGAGACAAATTTCTTCATTCAAAACAAAAAATATCTGGCAGAAATTCACACAACTTCCTATCGAAGATCAGCAAAACCAAGAATTAATTGCGGCCATGCGTCATTATGATAAAACGGTGAATATCACTTGGGTTATGCAACATTTAAATACTGCAAGAAAATATATTTTAGAAAGCGGAAAAGGCAATGGTGAAGCCACAGGAGGAAGTGACTGGCAAAAATATATGCATCCAAAATACCAAAGACGCATCTTTTTTCCTAAATTGTGGACCGAAGAAGAATTGTCCAATTGGGGAAATGAAACAACCACTTAA
- a CDS encoding M23 family metallopeptidase — translation MKKAFVLITLLLSIVSCNKTAEKVEIKITKPKAKKVEFGFNYTDFNVVQDTIKKGDSFGSIIQSQNIGDKKVFDVVEQIKDSFNVRTIRYNKPYTILRSKNKTNKLQVFIYQPDALSYYVIDFRDSIAKAYKKVKPVTLKRKIIGGVLKSSLSETLGNESVETALASRITKVFSWSIDFFKLKKGDRYGLIFTERFINGKTYDGVEDLEAAFFEYKGKIIYAFPFEKDTLSGKVEYYDNEGKTLKNFFLKTPIKFSRITSRFTANRFHPVQHTWKAHKGTDYAAPTGTPISTTASGVVEATGYTAGNGNFVKVKHNGTYSTQYLHMSRILVKRGQRVTQGQTIGLVGSTGLATGPHVCYRFWKNGVQVDALRLNLPTGESLTGNDRTRFMKQIEPLKRELDSIGNL, via the coding sequence TTGAAAAAAGCATTCGTACTTATAACCTTATTATTATCAATAGTTTCATGTAATAAAACCGCTGAAAAAGTTGAAATCAAAATCACTAAACCTAAAGCAAAAAAGGTAGAATTTGGTTTTAATTACACTGATTTTAATGTGGTTCAGGATACTATAAAAAAAGGAGATTCTTTTGGATCGATCATTCAAAGCCAAAATATTGGAGACAAAAAAGTCTTTGATGTTGTGGAGCAAATCAAAGATTCTTTTAATGTAAGAACTATTCGATACAACAAACCTTATACTATTCTTCGATCAAAAAATAAAACAAACAAACTACAGGTTTTTATTTATCAGCCTGATGCATTATCTTATTATGTAATCGATTTTCGCGATAGTATTGCAAAAGCGTATAAAAAGGTAAAACCCGTTACACTTAAACGTAAAATTATTGGTGGCGTTTTAAAAAGTTCATTATCTGAAACTTTAGGAAATGAAAGCGTAGAAACAGCACTTGCCAGCAGAATTACAAAAGTATTCTCATGGTCTATTGACTTCTTTAAACTTAAAAAAGGAGATCGTTACGGATTGATTTTTACCGAACGTTTTATAAACGGAAAAACGTACGACGGAGTTGAAGATCTTGAAGCTGCTTTTTTTGAATACAAAGGAAAGATCATTTATGCTTTTCCGTTTGAAAAAGATACACTTTCAGGAAAAGTAGAATATTATGATAATGAAGGAAAAACATTGAAAAATTTCTTCCTGAAAACACCAATCAAATTTAGCCGAATCACTTCAAGATTTACCGCAAATAGGTTTCACCCAGTTCAACATACCTGGAAAGCACACAAAGGAACAGATTATGCTGCTCCTACCGGAACGCCAATTTCAACAACAGCATCCGGAGTTGTAGAAGCAACAGGATACACAGCAGGAAACGGAAACTTTGTAAAAGTAAAGCATAACGGAACCTACTCGACTCAATATTTACACATGTCGAGAATTTTAGTAAAACGCGGACAAAGAGTTACACAAGGACAAACCATAGGATTAGTAGGAAGCACGGGATTAGCAACAGGACCTCACGTTTGCTACCGCTTCTGGAAAAACGGAGTTCAGGTTGATGCCCTTAGATTGAATTTACCTACCGGAGAATCCCTGACAGGAAATGACAGAACTCGTTTCATGAAACAAATTGAACCTTTGAAAAGGGAATTAGATAGTATTGGGAATTTGTAA
- the pgi gene encoding glucose-6-phosphate isomerase has product MALNTTNPTGTEAWKNLQNHYNAIHETTIQELFQQDNARVEKFNLQWNDFLVDYSKNNISQETVSLLLELANSIGLKEAIAQYFGGEIINQTENRAVLHTALRAPESAVIKVDGENVIPEVYEVKNKIKQFSHEVISGERKGYTGKAFTDVVNIGIGGSDLGPVMAVEALQFYKNHLNLHFVSNVDGDHVNEVIKKLNPETTLFLIVSKTFTTQETLSNSETIKEWFLKSASQEDIAQHFVAVSTNIQKVTEFGINPDNVFPMWDWVGGRFSLWSAVGLSISLAIGFDNYNDLLKGANEMDEHFKSAEFDENIPVILALLSVWYNNFFGAESEALIPYTQYLSKLAPYLQQATMESNGKSVGRDGKPVNYQTGTIIWGEPGTNSQHAFFQLIHQGTKLIPTDFIGFVKPLYGNEDHHDKLMSNFFAQTEALLNGKTAAQVQAEFDKQGLSAEKASYLLPFKVFTGNKPTNTILIQKLTPKSLGSLIALYEHKIFVQGVIWNIFSFDQWGVELGKQLANSILDEINTKTVKNHDSSTSFLLNHFLKNK; this is encoded by the coding sequence ATGGCTTTAAACACAACAAACCCAACCGGGACTGAAGCGTGGAAAAATCTGCAAAACCACTATAACGCAATTCACGAAACTACGATACAAGAATTATTTCAACAAGATAATGCCCGCGTTGAAAAATTCAACTTACAATGGAATGACTTTTTAGTTGATTATTCTAAAAACAATATCAGCCAGGAAACTGTTTCTCTTTTATTAGAATTGGCCAATTCAATTGGATTAAAAGAAGCGATCGCTCAATATTTTGGAGGAGAAATCATCAATCAAACTGAAAACCGTGCAGTTTTACACACGGCATTACGTGCTCCGGAATCGGCAGTTATAAAAGTTGACGGAGAAAATGTAATTCCTGAAGTTTACGAAGTAAAAAATAAAATCAAACAATTCAGCCACGAAGTAATTTCGGGAGAAAGAAAAGGATACACCGGAAAAGCTTTTACTGATGTTGTAAATATTGGTATCGGAGGTTCTGACCTTGGTCCGGTAATGGCAGTTGAAGCTTTGCAATTTTACAAAAATCATTTAAACTTACATTTCGTTTCTAATGTTGATGGTGACCACGTTAATGAAGTCATCAAAAAATTAAATCCTGAAACAACATTATTTTTAATTGTTTCTAAAACTTTTACTACTCAGGAAACCTTATCAAATTCTGAAACGATCAAAGAATGGTTTTTGAAATCGGCTTCCCAGGAAGATATTGCACAACATTTCGTTGCTGTTTCAACTAATATTCAAAAAGTAACTGAATTTGGAATCAATCCTGACAATGTTTTCCCGATGTGGGACTGGGTTGGAGGAAGATTTTCTTTATGGAGCGCTGTTGGATTAAGCATTAGTTTAGCAATAGGTTTTGACAATTACAATGATTTATTGAAAGGTGCCAATGAAATGGACGAACATTTTAAATCGGCAGAATTCGACGAAAACATTCCTGTAATTCTGGCTTTATTAAGTGTTTGGTATAATAATTTCTTTGGAGCTGAAAGTGAAGCTTTGATTCCATACACACAATATTTATCTAAACTGGCTCCTTATTTGCAGCAGGCAACTATGGAAAGTAACGGAAAAAGTGTTGGCCGCGACGGAAAACCTGTAAACTATCAAACCGGAACTATTATCTGGGGAGAACCGGGAACAAATTCGCAACATGCTTTTTTTCAATTGATTCACCAGGGAACAAAATTAATCCCTACTGATTTTATTGGATTCGTAAAACCATTATACGGAAATGAAGATCATCATGACAAACTGATGTCTAACTTTTTTGCTCAGACAGAAGCTTTATTAAACGGAAAAACGGCAGCGCAAGTTCAAGCTGAATTTGACAAGCAAGGACTTTCTGCAGAAAAAGCATCGTATTTATTACCATTCAAAGTTTTCACAGGAAATAAACCAACTAATACCATCTTAATTCAAAAATTAACTCCTAAATCTTTAGGTTCGTTAATTGCTTTATATGAGCACAAGATTTTTGTTCAGGGTGTTATTTGGAATATTTTTAGTTTTGATCAGTGGGGAGTAGAATTAGGAAAGCAATTAGCGAATTCTATTTTAGATGAAATTAACACTAAGACGGTGAAAAATCATGACAGTTCAACTTCATTTTTGTTAAATCACTTTTTGAAGAACAAATAG
- a CDS encoding TonB-dependent receptor produces MKTMKNWLLTGLLFMIVSTAFSQGKITGMITDGVGSLPGANVVIKGSATATSTDFDGKFTLNATTSTGEIVISFLGYENKTVRFSVSGGSTTNLGTIVLTSNSNELSEIVVKSSVVDIAKDRKTPVAVSTIKAAEIQEKLGTQEFPEILRNTPSVYVTKSGGGFGDARINIRGFNQNNIAVMINGMPVNDMENGSVYWSNWAGLSEVASAIQVQRGLGASKLATPSVGGTINIVTKASDRKEGGSFSSGFGNGRNFKIQGSYSTGKLDNGLSASILLSQTMGDGYIQGTQFEGSNYYVALGYATKNNKHDFQLTVTGAPQWHNQRSTTPTIATYQKYGVNGEPNTRYNADAGYLNGEQYNIRKNYYHKPVASVNWDYKINETTKLSTVLYASMGRGAGASAGGGVGGATYNGSVFLNADGSVNYDKIQAWNNGTGQVFFNGANQTRTKIGGVYQNSSSTGRTGQGTTASPYVYNTTSGISQTSSINSHDWFGAVINLNKKLSNTLTLDFGIDARTYTGYHFTVVNDLLGGGEFFDNNIASLKPAGRHITSTYATDVQWNVFDKKDYEKISFNSTGKVKWYGVFTQLEYSKDNLTAFVQGAISEQGFKREDNFVYLPTDPLSSTDYKNILGGNVKAGANYNLDEKNNVYVNAGYYSRQPFFNSVYPNNRSTVNPNLTNEKILGFEAGYGFRTRTFTATVNLYNTTWNDRYLKGNALPSDNNTYTEYVGLNEVHSGFELEASSNLTERLKLNAMFSYGIWEYKGNATVNAYYQVDNTAVPGFSGIPVYMDKVKVGDAAQMTASLGAAYEILTRVTIDANYNFNDKLYAGLSPINFSSPDNKGALELPSYGLVDAGFSYKMLTGKNKDKSVNFRLNVNNLFDKVYIAESRTNIFSDDNVSTTNAALGTYASNNRLYKGLADANQVYFGFGRTWNFTLRYDF; encoded by the coding sequence ATGAAGACAATGAAAAATTGGTTACTCACTGGACTATTGTTCATGATAGTTTCAACCGCATTTTCTCAAGGAAAAATTACAGGTATGATTACCGACGGAGTTGGATCATTACCGGGAGCAAACGTAGTGATCAAAGGATCTGCGACTGCAACTTCTACAGATTTTGATGGTAAATTTACTTTGAATGCAACAACAAGTACAGGAGAAATCGTTATTTCTTTTTTAGGTTACGAAAACAAAACTGTTAGATTTTCAGTTTCTGGTGGTTCAACTACCAACTTAGGAACAATCGTTTTAACTTCTAATTCAAATGAATTAAGCGAAATTGTTGTAAAAAGTTCAGTTGTCGATATTGCAAAGGACAGAAAAACTCCTGTAGCAGTTTCTACAATTAAAGCTGCTGAAATCCAGGAAAAATTAGGAACTCAGGAATTTCCAGAGATCTTAAGAAACACTCCGTCAGTATATGTTACTAAATCAGGTGGTGGTTTTGGAGATGCAAGAATCAACATTCGTGGATTCAACCAAAACAACATTGCTGTTATGATCAACGGTATGCCAGTTAACGACATGGAAAACGGTTCTGTTTACTGGAGTAACTGGGCTGGATTATCAGAAGTTGCTTCTGCTATTCAGGTTCAAAGAGGTTTAGGAGCTTCTAAACTTGCAACTCCTTCAGTTGGGGGAACAATCAACATTGTAACTAAAGCTTCTGACAGAAAAGAAGGAGGATCTTTTTCTTCTGGTTTCGGAAATGGAAGAAACTTCAAAATTCAAGGTTCATACAGTACTGGAAAATTAGACAACGGACTTTCTGCTTCGATCTTGTTATCTCAAACAATGGGAGACGGATACATCCAAGGAACTCAATTTGAAGGTTCTAACTACTATGTAGCTTTAGGATATGCTACTAAAAATAACAAGCATGACTTTCAACTTACAGTAACAGGAGCGCCACAATGGCACAACCAAAGATCTACTACTCCTACAATTGCTACTTACCAAAAATATGGTGTAAATGGTGAACCAAATACAAGATATAATGCTGATGCAGGATATTTGAATGGCGAACAATACAACATCAGAAAAAACTACTACCACAAACCAGTTGCATCTGTTAACTGGGATTACAAAATCAACGAAACTACTAAACTTTCAACTGTTCTTTATGCGTCTATGGGACGTGGAGCTGGTGCAAGTGCTGGTGGTGGTGTTGGTGGAGCAACATATAACGGATCAGTTTTCTTAAATGCAGACGGATCTGTTAATTACGACAAAATTCAAGCATGGAATAACGGTACAGGACAAGTTTTCTTTAACGGAGCAAACCAAACAAGAACAAAAATTGGTGGTGTTTACCAAAATAGTTCTTCAACTGGTAGAACAGGACAAGGAACAACTGCTTCTCCATATGTTTACAATACTACATCTGGTATCTCACAAACTTCTTCTATCAACTCTCATGACTGGTTTGGAGCTGTTATCAACTTGAATAAAAAATTAAGCAATACCTTAACTTTAGATTTTGGTATCGATGCAAGAACTTACACAGGATATCACTTTACAGTAGTAAATGATTTACTTGGCGGTGGAGAATTTTTCGACAACAACATTGCAAGTTTAAAACCAGCAGGAAGACACATTACATCAACTTACGCTACAGATGTTCAATGGAATGTTTTTGACAAAAAAGACTATGAAAAAATATCTTTTAACAGTACTGGAAAAGTTAAATGGTATGGTGTATTTACACAATTAGAGTACTCTAAAGATAACTTAACTGCATTCGTTCAGGGAGCAATCTCAGAACAAGGATTTAAAAGAGAAGATAATTTTGTTTACTTACCAACAGATCCATTATCTTCTACTGATTACAAAAACATCTTAGGTGGAAACGTAAAAGCTGGAGCAAACTATAACCTTGATGAGAAAAACAACGTTTATGTAAATGCAGGTTACTACTCTAGACAACCTTTCTTTAATTCAGTTTATCCTAACAACAGATCAACTGTAAACCCTAACCTAACTAACGAGAAAATCCTTGGTTTTGAAGCTGGATATGGTTTCCGTACAAGAACATTTACTGCTACAGTAAATCTTTACAATACTACATGGAACGACAGATACTTGAAAGGTAACGCTCTTCCAAGCGATAACAATACTTACACAGAATACGTAGGTCTTAACGAGGTTCACTCTGGATTTGAGTTAGAAGCAAGTTCTAACTTAACAGAAAGATTGAAACTTAATGCTATGTTCTCTTACGGAATTTGGGAATACAAAGGAAACGCTACTGTTAATGCTTACTACCAAGTAGACAATACAGCAGTACCAGGATTCTCTGGAATTCCAGTATACATGGACAAAGTAAAAGTTGGTGATGCTGCTCAAATGACAGCTTCGTTAGGCGCTGCTTACGAAATCTTAACAAGAGTTACTATTGATGCTAACTACAACTTTAACGATAAGTTATACGCTGGATTAAGCCCAATTAACTTTTCGTCTCCTGACAACAAAGGAGCATTAGAATTGCCTTCTTACGGATTAGTAGATGCTGGTTTCTCATACAAAATGTTAACTGGTAAAAACAAAGACAAATCTGTAAACTTCAGATTAAACGTAAACAACCTTTTCGATAAAGTTTACATTGCTGAATCAAGAACTAACATTTTTTCTGATGACAACGTAAGTACGACAAATGCTGCTTTAGGAACTTATGCTTCTAACAACAGACTTTACAAAGGTTTAGCTGATGCTAACCAGGTTTACTTCGGATTTGGAAGAACATGGAACTTTACACTACGTTATGATTTCTAA
- a CDS encoding septal ring lytic transglycosylase RlpA family protein, which yields MRSKKNIILTSLTITFLSCFTYVISQTKPTEPKPKITQDTVKMVKPDILAIPTDSVFTDKGLKLKPYKKNAHASYYADRFNGKKTASGARFSNSKYTAAHKKLPFGTRIKVTNEANGKFVIVKVTDRGPFVRTRELDLSKRAFMEITKSKGSGAMKVTIETIVE from the coding sequence ATGAGAAGTAAAAAAAACATTATACTTACCAGCCTTACAATAACTTTTTTAAGCTGTTTTACTTATGTTATAAGTCAAACAAAACCCACAGAGCCTAAGCCTAAAATTACTCAGGATACGGTAAAAATGGTAAAACCGGATATACTTGCCATTCCAACTGATTCTGTTTTTACTGATAAAGGTTTAAAGCTAAAACCTTATAAAAAAAATGCTCACGCCTCTTATTACGCTGACCGTTTTAACGGAAAAAAAACTGCAAGTGGAGCACGATTCAGCAATAGTAAATATACTGCAGCACACAAAAAACTGCCATTTGGTACCAGAATAAAAGTAACAAATGAAGCTAACGGAAAATTTGTCATTGTAAAAGTTACAGACCGTGGTCCGTTTGTGAGAACAAGAGAACTTGATTTATCTAAAAGGGCTTTTATGGAAATCACCAAAAGTAAAGGAAGTGGTGCTATGAAGGTAACAATAGAAACTATAGTAGAATAA
- a CDS encoding DinB family protein: MNSVFEVQKTIREILLKVLDHHSLEQLNKIPQGFSNNLIWNIAHCISSQQVLIYKLSGLPTMVSDEFIAKYKKGTKPEGDVSQAEVDEIRTLLSATLHQTEQDFANSLFVNYNEYTTSLGFTLKNIDGALDFNNYHEGIHTGIIMSIRKFV; the protein is encoded by the coding sequence ATGAACTCAGTTTTTGAAGTACAGAAAACCATTAGGGAAATTCTGCTAAAGGTTTTAGACCACCATTCATTAGAACAATTAAACAAAATTCCGCAAGGATTTAGTAATAATCTAATCTGGAATATTGCGCATTGCATCTCCTCGCAACAGGTTTTAATCTACAAATTGTCAGGTTTGCCTACGATGGTTTCAGATGAATTTATTGCAAAATACAAAAAAGGAACCAAGCCAGAAGGTGATGTTTCGCAAGCTGAGGTCGACGAGATCAGAACCTTACTTTCTGCAACTTTGCACCAAACAGAACAGGATTTTGCAAATAGCCTATTTGTGAATTACAATGAATATACTACAAGCTTAGGATTTACACTAAAAAATATAGATGGAGCTTTAGATTTCAATAATTATCATGAAGGAATCCATACCGGAATTATCATGAGCATTAGAAAGTTTGTTTAA
- a CDS encoding arsenate reductase family protein, with the protein MNKIYYLASCDTCRKIIKSLPKDNDLVFHDIKQNPITEAELEEMHKLAGSYEALFSKKAQLYKSMDLKNKSLTEEDYKKYILEHYTFISRPVFIIDEKIYIGNTQPVTLQVMKALEK; encoded by the coding sequence ATGAATAAAATATACTATTTGGCTTCTTGCGATACGTGTCGCAAAATCATCAAAAGCTTACCAAAAGATAATGATCTGGTTTTTCACGATATTAAACAAAACCCTATTACGGAGGCAGAACTGGAAGAAATGCATAAGCTTGCCGGAAGTTACGAAGCTTTGTTTAGCAAGAAAGCGCAATTGTACAAATCGATGGATTTAAAGAATAAGTCTTTGACTGAAGAAGATTATAAAAAATATATTTTAGAACATTATACGTTTATCAGTCGTCCGGTTTTTATTATTGATGAAAAAATTTACATTGGTAATACACAACCTGTAACATTGCAGGTGATGAAAGCTTTAGAAAAATAA
- a CDS encoding YicC/YloC family endoribonuclease — MIQSMTGFGKASLQLPTKKITVEVKSLNSKGLDLNVRMPSLYREMELGLRTLISTKLERGKIDFGIYIESTSEQTSTKVNVPVVKNYIAQLREVYPGADETELMKMAVRMPDTLKTEREEIDENDWEQIQVIIEEALQNILTFRKDEGESLEKEFNLRIGNIRQYMNDALALDPERVQAIKDRLQTAISELKVNVDENRFEQELIYYLEKLDITEEKVRLTNHLDYFLETIKGTEANGRKLGFITQEMGREINTMGSKSNHAQMQKLVVMMKDELEKIKEQVLNVL; from the coding sequence ATGATACAATCTATGACAGGGTTTGGCAAAGCTTCTTTGCAATTGCCTACAAAAAAAATTACCGTTGAAGTAAAATCCTTAAATAGTAAAGGTTTGGATTTAAACGTAAGAATGCCGTCGCTTTATCGCGAAATGGAACTTGGTTTAAGAACCCTGATCTCTACTAAACTTGAAAGAGGAAAGATTGATTTCGGGATTTACATTGAAAGTACTTCTGAACAAACTTCGACAAAAGTAAATGTACCTGTTGTAAAAAACTACATTGCTCAGCTTAGAGAAGTTTATCCTGGCGCTGACGAAACTGAATTGATGAAAATGGCCGTTCGTATGCCTGATACGCTAAAAACGGAACGTGAGGAAATCGATGAAAACGATTGGGAACAAATTCAGGTTATTATTGAGGAGGCTTTACAAAATATCCTGACTTTTAGAAAAGACGAAGGTGAATCTCTTGAAAAAGAATTCAACTTACGAATTGGGAATATACGCCAATATATGAACGATGCTTTGGCTCTTGATCCGGAACGTGTTCAGGCGATAAAAGACCGTTTGCAAACTGCAATTTCTGAATTGAAAGTGAATGTTGATGAAAATCGTTTCGAACAGGAATTGATTTATTATCTGGAAAAACTGGATATTACGGAGGAAAAAGTTCGTTTGACGAATCATTTAGATTATTTCTTAGAAACTATAAAAGGTACTGAAGCTAATGGTCGTAAATTAGGTTTTATTACTCAGGAAATGGGTCGCGAGATCAATACAATGGGTTCTAAATCGAATCACGCGCAAATGCAGAAATTAGTCGTGATGATGAAGGATGAATTGGAAAAGATTAAGGAACAGGTTTTGAATGTGTTGTAA